In Streptomyces liangshanensis, the DNA window GAAGTCGCCGAACCGGACGAGCGCGGGATCCGCCTCCAGCCCCGCCATCCCGAGGGCCGAGCGGAAGCCGTCGAGGCGCGCGAGCGAGCAGATCATGTCCTCGGGCCCGGTGATGACGGCGATCCGGCGATGCCCCAGCTCGATGAGGTGGCGGGTCGCGGCCAGCCCGCCCGCCCAGTTCGCCGAGCCCACCGACGGTACGTCGGGCTCGGGGTCGCCCGCCGGGTCGATGATGACGAACGGGATCGCGCGGGACCACAGCTTCTTCTTCAGCTCGTCGGGGAGCGTGGAGAAGACCAGCACCACCCCGAGGGGCCGGCGGCGCAGCACCCCCTCGACCCAGTCGGCGCCGGGGGAGTGCCGGGTGCCGGTCTCCGTGAGCACGACGCTCATCCCCGTGGCCTTCGCGACGTTCTGCACCCCCCTGATCAGCTCCATGGACCAGGCGCTGTCCAGCTCGTGGAAGACGATCTCCAGCAGGGGCGCCTCCGGCGGCGTGGGGGACGAGCGCCGGTAGCCGTGTTCGTCGAGCAGCCCCTCGATCCTCACCCGTGTCGGAGCCGCGACGTCCGCGCGTCCGTTGAGGACCTTCGAAACTGTCGAGAGCGAAACTCCGGCTTGCGAAGCCACCTGGGCGAGGGTCACTCGGCCTGCACTCCTGTCTTCACGCATGGCCGAATGATAGGGCACCGCCGCTCGGTAACGGTTTGGTTGCGCGCGGGCCGGGCTGTTGACCGCTCCCGGTACACGTTCTACGGTCGCCCGCCAAGAGACTTTCGGCAATGCGGCCGATACTTTCGAGAGGTCATTCGATGAAGATACGCATGCGACTCGCCCGGTGTGTGGCGGGCGGCGCGGCCCTGGCGATGGGGCTGTCCCTGACGGCCTGCGGGGACGGCGGCGGCGCCGGCGGGGCCCAGGAGTTCCACGTACTCGTCTACGGAGACGCGGCGAACAAGGTCGAGAAGGAGATCGTCGCGACCTTCAACAAGACCTCCGACGTCAAGGCCGTCCTCGACACCGTGCCCGGCGCCGACTACCAGCAGAAGCTCCAGACCGTCATCAACACCCCGCAGGCCCCCGACGTCTTCTTCAACTGGGGCGGGGGCAGCATCCAGCCCTTCGTCAAGGCAGGGCTGCTGCTGCCGCTCGACGACATGATCAAGAAGGAGCCGGGCCTCAAGGCGAACTTCCTGCCCTCGGTCTTCAACACGGCGGTCGTCGACGGCAAGGCGTACGGCGTGCCGATGCGCGGCACCCAGCCCGTCCTGCTCTTCAACAACCGCGCGGTCCTCGCCGACGCGGGCGTACAACCGCCCAAGACCTGGGACGAACTGCTCACGGCGGTGGACAAGCTCAAGGCGAAGAAGGTCACCCCGATCGCGCTCGGCGGCGGCGACCAGTGGCCCACGCTCATGTGGTTCGAGTACCTGTACGACCGTGTCGCGGGCCCCGGACTCTTCGAGAAGGCCCTCGCGGGCGACAAGGAGGCGTGGGACAGCCCCGACAGCAGGAAGGCGCTGAGCATGCTCAAGGAGCTGATCGACGCCAAGGCCTTCGGGACCAACTACGACTCGGTGAAGTTCACCGACGGCGGTTCCGCCGCCCTCCTGGCGAGCGGCAAGGCCGGGTTCGAGCTGATGGGCTCGTGGGAGTACTCGACCCAGCAGGACGCCAGCCCCGACTTCGCGAAGAAGGACCTCGGGTACGACGCCTTCCCGGCCGTCGCGGGCGGCAAGGGCGACGCCGCCGGCATCGTCGGCAACACCAACAACTTCTACTCCGTGACGAAGAAGACCAAGCACGCCGACGCCATCGCCAAGTTCCTGGAACTGATGTACTCCGACGCGTTCGTGAAGTCGCAGCTCGCCATCGGGAACCTCCCCACCACCACCAACACCGAGAAGCACCTCGCCGGCGCCGCCAACCCCGACTACCTCAAGTACCAGCTCGACCTGGTCGGCAAGGCCCCGTCGTTCCAGCTCTCCTGGGACCAGGCGTACGCCCCCGAGAACATGACCCCCATCCACCAGGCCGTCCAGCAGTTCTTCAACGGCAGCCTCGACGCCGACGGCTTCATCAAGGCCATGCAGGCCCTGACCACCGCGTAGGGGCTGACCTGATCATGACTGCCACCGCCTCCCGGGCGCCACGCGCCCGGCCCCGGCCCGGACGGGGGGTGTCCCCGCCCGGGGTCGCCCGCCCCGGCATCGGCTGGGCCGTGCCCGCCACCCTGTTCTTCGTCCTGTTCGCCCTCGTACCGCTCGTGCTCGTCGCGGTGCTCTCCTTCACCACCTGGAGCGGTCTGGGCTCACCGCGGTTCGCGGGACTCGGCAACTGGACCAAGCTGTTCCACGACCCGGTCATGATCAAGAGTCTCTGGCTCAGCCTCCTGCTCACCGCGCTGGGCGTGGCGGTCCAGACACCCCTGAGCCTCCTCCTCGGTGTCTGGGCGGCCGGCCCCCAGCGCAACCGCGCCGTCCTGTCCGCCGTCTTCTTCGTCCCGCTCCTGCTCTCCGCCACCGCCGTCTCCGTCCTGTGGCGCGCCCTGCTCGACCCCAACTTCGGCGTCCCCGCCCAGGCCCGCTGGCTCTTCGGCGACGGCAACCTCCTGGGCTCACGGACCGGCGCGATCGGCGTCCTCGTCCTCGTCAGCACCTGGCAGTTCACCCCGCTCCACGCACTGATCTACCAAGGGGCCGCGCGAGCCGTACCGACCGTCCTCTACCAGGCAGCCGCCATCGACGGGGCGGGAACGGTACGGCAGTTCTTCCACGTCACCCTGCCGCAACTGCGCAACGCCATCATCACGTCGGTGATCCTCATGGTCGTCGGCGGGCTCACCACCTTCGACACCGTACTGATCCTCACCCAGGGCGGACCGGGCACCGACACCACCATCACGGCCTTCTACATGTACCAAAAGGCCTTCAAGGGCTTCGACTTCGGAGCGGGAGCCGCGATCGCGCTGCTGCTCGTCCTCGTCGCGACCCTCGTCTCGCTCGTCGTGGTCCGGGTCTCCGGCTACGACAAGATGGCCGGCACCAAGGACGGACTCTCATGAGGCGCACCCCCAACTACCTCGCGGGCGCGGGCGTGTTCGTCTGGCTCTGTCTGGTCGGACTGCCGCTGTACGTGCTCCTCGGCGCCACCGTGCAGTCCCGCGCCGAGTACACCGCGGGCGGCCCACTGTCCTTCCCCCGAACCTTCAGCCTCTCCAACTACACCGAGGACTTCTCCAACGGCTTCGGCCGCTACTTCCTCAACACCGTCATCGTGACCACCAGTGTCGTGGTCATCGTCCTCCTCCTCGTCCCCCCGCTCGCCTTCTCGATCGTCCGCCACCGCGGCCGGTCGGGACCCCGCGTCTTCCGCCTCTTCCTGCTCGGGCTCGCCATCCCCGCGCAGGCGGTGATCGTCCCGATGTTCTACGTCATCAGCAAAGCCGGCCTCTACGACAACCTCATCGGCGTCATCCTCCCGACGGCCGCGTTCTGCCTGCCCGTCTGCGCGCTCATCCTCACGGGCGCCATGCGCGACATCACCGACGAGCTCTTCGAGGCCATGGCCATCGACGGCGCCGACACCCGCCGGGTCTTCTTCCAGCTCGTCGTCCCCCTCTCCAAGGGCGGTATCTCGACCATCGTGGTCTTCTCCGCCCTCCAGGCCTGGAACGGCTTCCTCTTCCCCCTCGTCCTGACCCAGTCCGAGAACACCAAGGTCCTCACCCTCGGGCTGTACAACTTCCAGACCCAGTACGGCATCAACATCCCCGGCCTGCTGGCGGCCGTGGTCCTCTCCACCGTGCCGGTCCTGCTCGTCTACCTGTTCGCCCGCCGCGCCCTGGTCCAGGGGCTCATGGGCGTCGGAGGAAAGTGAACCCCAACGTGACCGCCGACACCCGCCCCGACAGCATCCGTCCCGACAACACCCGCCCCCACAGCGCCCATCCCGCCCCTCGCGTCCGGCACGGCGCGTCCGGCGCGCCGACCGTGGACGAGCTGATCGCCGCCATGACGCTGGAGGAGAAACTCGCCCAGCTCTACGGCCTGTGGGCCGGCGCCTCCCACGACGGCGCCGAAGTGGCCCCCCACCAGCACGACATGGACGAACCGCCGACGCTGGACGAGCTACTGCCGCACGGACTGGGCCAGTTGACCCGGCCCTTCGGCACCGTCCCGGTCGACCCCGCCCTCGGGGCCCTCTCGCTCATGCGCACCCAGGAACGCATCGTCGCCGCGAACCGCTTCGGCATCCCCGCCATGGCCCACGACGAGTGCCTCGCCGGGTTCGCCGCCTGGGGCGCCACCACCTACCCGGTCCCGCTGTCCTGGGGAGCCGCCTTCGACCCCGCCCTGGTCGAGGAGATGGCCCGCGCCATCGGCCACGACATGCGGTCGGTGGGCGTGCACCAAGGCCTCGCCCCCGTCCTGGACGTCGTACGGGACGCCCGCTGGGGCCGGGTCGAGGAGACCATCGGCGAGGACCCCTACCTCGTCGGCACCACCGCCGTCGCCTACATCAAGGGACTTGAGTCCGCCGGGATCGTGGCTACCCTCAAACACTTCGTGGGGTACTCGGCCTCGCGCGGCGGGCGCAACCTGGCACCCGTCGGCATGGGGCCCAGGGAGCGCGCCGACGTCATGCTCCCGCCCTTCGAGATGGCGGTGCGCGAAAGCGGCGTACGGTCCGTCATGCACGCGTACACCGACACCGACGGCGTGCCGTGCGCGGCCGACGCGGACCTCCTCACCGGACTCCTCCGCGACACCTGGGGCTTCACCGGAACGGTCGTGGCCGACTACTTCGGCATCGCCTTCCTCGCGTCCCTGCACGGGGTCGCAGCCGACGCGGGCGAGGCCGCCGCGGCCGCGCTGACCGCCGGGGTCGACGTCGAACTGCCCACCGTGAAGACGTTCGGCGCACCCCTGCGCGACCTGGTGTCGTCCGGGCAGGTGCCGGAGGCCGTGGTCGACCGGGCGGTACGCCGCGTCCTGACGCAGAAGGAGGCGCTGGGCCTCCTCGACCCGGACTGGAGCCCGGTCCCGTCGGCCCTCGCCCACGTCGATCCGCGCGTCCCGGGCGCCACGGACCGGCTGCGCGGCACCGTCAGCCTCGACCGCCCCGAGCACCGCGACATCTCCCGCCGGCTGGCGGAGCGGTCCGTCATCCTGCTCAGCAACCAGGGAGCCCTGCCCCTCGGGCGCCCCCGAAGGATCGCCCTCGTCGGCCCGCAGGCCGACACGCCGACGGCCGTACTGGGCTGCTACTCCTTCCCCGTGCACGTCGGGTCCCAGCATCCCGGCACCCCCGTGGGCATCGAACTGCCCACCCTCCGGGAGGCGTTGGCCGCCGAGTTCCCCGACAGCGAGGTCGTCACCGTCGCCGGGTCGGACATCGACACCCCGGACACCAGCGGCTTCGCCCGGGCCGTGGCGGCGGCCAGCGAGGCGGACGTGGTCGTCGTCGCGCTCGGGGACCGGGCCGGGCTGTTCGGCCGCGGCACCAGCGGCGAGGGCTGCGACGCGGAGAGCCTGGCCCTGCCCGGCGTACAGCACCACCTCCTCGACGCGCTCCTCGACACCGGGAAACCGGTGGTGGTGACCCTGCTTGCCGGCCGGCCCTACGCGCTGGGCCGCGCCACCCACGAGGCGGCCGCGATCGTCCAGGCGTTCTTCCCCGGCCAGGAAGGCGCCGGGGCGGTGGCGGGCGTGCTCGGCGGCCGGATCAACCCCTCCGGGCGGCTGCCGGTGAGCGTCCCCCGGCTGGCGGGCGCCCAGCCCTCCACGTACCTGGCCGCCCCCCTGGCCATGGCCGGTGACGTCTCCAGCATCGACCCCACCCCCGCCTTCGGATTCGGACACGGGCTCACCTACACCACGTTCGCCTGGTCGGACCTCGACACGGGCGGCGACGGGGACCGTACGCCCCCCGTGGCCACCGACGGCGAGGTCGCCCTCGCCTTCACCGTCCGCAACACCGGCGAGCGGGCGGGCGACGAAGTGGTCCAGCTGTACCTGCGGGACCCGGTGGCGTCCGTCGTCCAGCCGGTCCAGCGGCTGATCGGGTACGTACGGGTCGCGCTCGACCCGGGCCGGTCGGCGCGGATCGGCGTCACCGTGCCCGCGGACCTGGCGTCCTTCACCGGCAGGGACGGACGACGGGTCGTCGAACCGGGGCGGCTGGAGCTGCGGTTGGCGGCCTCCAGCACCGACGTCCGGTTCACGGCCGCGGTGACCCTCACCGGGCCGCCGAGACACGTGGACCACACCCGTGAACTGCACGCCCGATTCACCGTCACGCGCACCTGAGCGGGGGCGACGGAGGGGAGCGGCCTGGGGGACGAGGCCCATTGTCAGTGGTCACGTCTACGGTGGATTCCAGGAGATGTCCAGCGCGAGTGAGCAAGGGAGAGTCATGACGACGCTTGAGGGCCGGCCGAACACCGCACTGCTTGTGGTCGACGTGCAGAAGGGCGTGGTCGGGGAGGCACACGAGCGCGAGACCGTCGTGGGCAACATCGCCGGCCTCGTCGAGAGGGCGCGGCGCGAACGGGTCCCGGTGGTCTGGGTCCAGCACTCCGACGAGGGGCTCGTGCACGGAAGCGACGACTGGCGGATCGCCCCCGAACTGGCGCCGGACGACGCCGAACCCCATGTCGAGAAGCGGCACGGCGACTCCTTCGAGGACACCACCCTGGAGAGCGTCCTGGCGGACCTCGCGGTGGGTCGCCTGGTCGTGGTCGGCGCGGAGACCGACGCGTGCGTCCGCTCGACCATCCACGGCGCCTTCACCCGGGGGTACGACGTGACCCTGGTGAGCGACGCGCACACGGCGGGGGACAAGTCCCAGTGGGGCGCGCCGCCGCCGGACCAGGTCATCGCGCACACGAACCTGTACTGGAGCTTCCAGACGGCGCCGGGGCGCACGGCCGGGACGGTCGTCAGCAAGGACGTGGACTTCGCCACCGCCCCCTGATCCGACGCGCTGCGCCGGCGTCCACGACCCGGACGCCGGCGCGGTCGCGGCGCACGTGACAGCGCCGCTCACGTTCCGGGGAGGGGATCGATCAGCCCGTTCGGTACGTCCACCGGCCGGCCAGGAGCGTGCCGTACACCGGCATCTCCCGCAGCTCACGCGCGGACACCCGCGCCGGGTCGCCGGCGGTGAGCACCAGGTCGGCCGTGTCCCCGACGCGCGGTCCGCGCCGCCCGCCCGAGGCCGCCACGAGGGCGTCGTCCAGGGTGATCGCCTGCTCGGGGTGCCACGGGTCGCGGCCGTCCGGTCCGGACCGGTGCACCGCGGCCGCGATGCCGTGCCACGGATCCAGCGGGGAGACCGGCGCGTCCGAGCCGATCTCCAGGGTCGCCCCGGCGCGGAGCAACTCGGCGTACGGGTAGGACCGGTCGGTCCGCCCGGCCCAGTGGTGGTCGGCGATGTCACGGTCGTCCGGGGCGTGCGCCGGCTGGACGCCCAGCACGAGACCGGGCGCGGCGAACCGGGCAAGGTCCGCACGGTCGATCAGCTGGGCGTGCTCGATCCGGCCGGGACAGCCGACCTCCTCGAACGCGTCCAGGGCAAGGGTGTTGGCACGGTCGCCGATCGCGTGCACCGCGGCGTGGATGCCGTGCTCCGCCGCGCGGGCCATGAGCCGCGCCAGCTCCGCCGGAGGGGTCTGGAGGATCCCGTGCCGCTCCCCGGGCCGGGCCGCCCCGGGATACGGATCGGCGCACAACGCGGTCCGCGTGTTGAGCGAGCCGTCCACGAAGAGCTTGAGCGGACCGACCCGCGCCAGCCCGCCGGTGCCGGGCAGCACGTCGCCGGTGCGCCGGCCCTCCTCGATCGCCCGCTCCAGATGGGTCGGATAGACCGAGCAGATCACCTGGACGCCCAGGTCCGCCACGGACGCGCGGCGGGTCCAGTCGGCGATGTTGTCGGCGTACTCGAAGTCCAGGATCCCCACCACACCCCGGGCCGCGGCGGCGCGTACGGCGTCGCGCACCCAGCGGTCGACGACCTCGGGACCCGCCTGGGCGAGGCGGGCGACCGCGTCGAGGCACGCCTGCTCGCGCAGCACCCCGGTCGGGTGGCCGCCCTGCCCGATCCGGCGCAGGGCGGCCCGGCCGAACCACGCCGTGTGCAGGTCGTTGCTGACCAGCGCCACGGCATGGCCGGTGTCCTCGGACCACGCGAGCAGGGACGGATCCGGCGCGTCGGGCCACAACCCGTCGCGGAAGCCGAACCCGATGAGCGGCTCGTCCGGTCCGTGCTGCCCGTCGAGCGCCGCGGCGGCCATGAGATCCGCCGCCGCCCGCGCGGACCGTGCGCCGGACAGGTCGACGCGGCGGCGCGCGCTGGCCCACTGGACGCTGTGCACGTGCGCGTCCCAGAAGCCGGGGAGCACGGTGAGGCCCCGGCCGTCCACGGTCTCGCTACCGGGAGGGGGAGCGAGGTCCGTACCGATGGCGGCGATCCGGCCGCCGGAGACCACGAGGTCACGGACCGGACCGCCGGAGCCGACGCGTATCGCGCGGAGCAACAGCGGGGCGGCCCCATCGGCGGCGATGCGTGCGTCACTCGTCTGCATCGGCTCATCCTAGGGACCGCCCAGGTCCGGCAGGCCCGGACCTCAGGGCGCCCGGCTGCGGGCCTTCGGGTCTTAGCCCTTCGGCTCGGTGAAGCGGATGTGGTTGCCGAAGGGGTCGCGGAGGCCGCAGTCGATCCCGTACGGGCGCTCGGTCGGCTCCTCGGTGAACTCGACGCCCTTCTCCACCAGCGTCGCGTAGGTCTTGCGGCAGTCGCCCGTGCTGAAGATGAGGTGGCCGCCCACCGCCCCCTTGGTCAGCAGCTCGCGGACCTGCCCGGCGGTCTCCTCGGACATCGCCGGGGGTCCCGGCTTCTCCAGCAGGATCTGGCGCTCCGGGTGGCCGGGGACGTGGACGGTCAGCCAGCGCATGAAGCCCATGTCGATGTCGGCGCCGACCTCCAGGCCGAGCTTGCCGACGTAGAAGTCGAGGGCCGCGTCCTGGTCGAGGACGTAGATCTGTGAGTGTGTGATCGCGTTGAACATGAGTGTCACGCTACCGACCGGACCGGACGAAAACTTATCCGAAACTGCTCGATCGGCGGCGGTCCCAAGCACGCTGCACCGCCCGGGCACGGTGGACCGCCCAGGTGCGGGGGACGCTCAGGCGCTCGGCCGGGTCCACGCCATGGTGAAACACGTGGGCACCCCCTTGGCGGCCGCCGCTTCCCTGGCCTCCCTGGCGGCCCGGGCCTCCTTCCGGTACGTCCTCGGTGACCGGCCCACGATGTCGCGGAACGTGCGGCTGAAGGTCCCCGGACTGCCGAAGCCGACCTGGAAGCAGATGTCCGTCACACTGCGGTCGGTGTCCCGCAGCAGGAACATCGCCCGCTCCACCCGGCGGCGCTGGAGGTAGCGGTGCGGCGTCTCGCCGAAGGTGGCCCGGAAGGTACGGGCGAAGTGCGCCTCCGACACCAGGGCGATCCGGGCCAGGGTCGGCACGTCCAACGGCCGCGCGTACGCGTGGTCCATCGCGTCCCGCGCGCGGAGCATGCGGCGGTTGGTCTCTTCTGCGGCCCGGCTCACCCGGCCATCACACCACGGCGCCGATCCGCCGCGACAGTCGAGGCGGAAATGGCTTCGACCGCCGCGGTGGTTGCCTCTACCGTGGCCCGGTGACAACTCAGGTGATCGTGTTGAACGGCGGTTCCAGTTCGGGCAAGTCCGGCATCGTCCGGTGTCTCCAGGCAGTGCTGCCGGACCCGTGGCTCGCCGCCGCGATCGACTCGCTGGTCGACGCGATGCCCGCCTCCCTCAGAAGCTCGGACGCCGGCATCGAGTTCACCGCGGACGGGGGTGTGAACCTCGGAGCGGAGTTCCTCAGACTGGAGGCCGCCTGGATGGAGGGCGTCGCCGCGACGGCGCGCGCGGGCGTGGGCGTCATCGTGGACGACGTCTTCCTCGGCGGCCCGGAATCCCAGGAGCGGTGGCGCAAGGCCCTGGTCGGACTGGACGTGCTGTGGGTGGGCGTCCGGTGCGAGACCCCGGTCGCCGAGGGCCGCGAGATCGCGCGCGGCGACCGGGCCAGGGGAATGGCCGCCGCGCAGGCGGACCTGGTCCACCGCGGCGTGGTCTACGACCTGGAGATCGACACCACCCACGCGGAGTCCCTGGACTGCGCACGGTCCATCGCGGCCCGCGTCACCTAGCCGAGGCCGCCCCTCCCTCCCCGCCCGCGCCGGCGGACGCCCTGACGTACGAGACGTCCGTCAGGCCTGCGCGGCGGCCTCGGGCGCGGGGACCGGCGCCGGGGCGGACCCGGCCGGCGTGGTCCTCCGTACCGGAATGAGGGCGGCGACCACCGCCGCCGCCAGCCCCACACCGCATCCGATGAGCATGGCGGCACGGAAGCCGTCCTCGGACGGCAGGGCGTACCCGCCGAAGTCGGTGGTCATCTGCGCCAGGACCACACCGATCACGGCGGCGGAGACCGAGCTGCCGATCGAACGCATCAGTGTGTTGAAGCTGTTGGCGGAGGCCGTCTCCGACAGGGGGACGGCGCCCATGATCAGGGCCGGCATCGCGCCGTACGCGAACCCCACGCCCGTGTTGCAGACGAGGGTGACCACCAACAGGCTCCAGGGGGACCCCGAGCCGAGCAGCGGCAGCGAGAGGCCGTATCCCACGCCGATGACAAGGCTGCCCACGGCCAGGGTGACCTTCGGGCCCTTGACCGCCGACAGCTTCGCGCCGAGCGGCGACATGATCATCATCATGAGGCCGGCCGGCGCCATCCACAGACCCATGGCGAGCATCGACTGCCCCAGGCCGTAACCGGTCGACTTCGGCAGCTGGAGCAGCTGCGGTACGACCAGGGACTGGGCGTACATCGCGAAACCGACCAGCACCGAGGCCGCGTTGGTCATCAGGACCTGGGGGCGGGCGGTCACCCGCAGGTCGACCAGCGGCTCGCTGATACGCAGTTCCCACACACCCCACACGAGCAGCACCACGACGGCGGCCGCGAAGAGCCCCAGGGTGGTGCCGCTGCCCCAACCCCAGTCCGCGCCCTTGGACACGGCGAGCAGCAGGCAGACCAGGCCGGCGCCCAGCCCGATGGCGCCGAGCACGTCGAAGCCCTTCGACCCGGTGGCCTCGCCGCCCGCGGGGACGAAGGCCCAGATGAGGCTTCCGACGGCCAGGGCCAGGGCGGCGACGACCCAGAACAGCACCCGCCAGCTGGTGTTCTCCGCGATCGCGGCGGCGAAGGGGAGGCCGAGCGCACCGCCCACGCCCATCGACGCGCTCATGATCGCGATGGACGAGCCGAGCTTCTCGGCCGGCACCACGTCGCGCAGGAGGCTGATGCCGAGGGGGACCACACCCATGCCGACGCCCTGGAGGCCGCGACCGACAATCATCGGGACGACGGACGACGACAGGGCGCACACCACCGAGCCCACGACGAGCGGCACCAGGGAGACCAGCAGCATGCGGCGCTTGCCGTACATGTCGCCGAGCCGTCCGGCGACGGGCGTGGCGACGGCCGCCGCGAGCAGGGTGGCGGTGATGACCCAGGAGGCGTTGGACGCCGAGGTGTCGAGCAGCTTCGGCAGCTCCGCGATCAGCGGCACCACCAAGGTCTGGGTGATCGCGGCCACGATGCCCGCGAAGGCGAGGATGCCGACCACGCCACCGGGGCG includes these proteins:
- a CDS encoding ABC transporter substrate-binding protein, with product MKIRMRLARCVAGGAALAMGLSLTACGDGGGAGGAQEFHVLVYGDAANKVEKEIVATFNKTSDVKAVLDTVPGADYQQKLQTVINTPQAPDVFFNWGGGSIQPFVKAGLLLPLDDMIKKEPGLKANFLPSVFNTAVVDGKAYGVPMRGTQPVLLFNNRAVLADAGVQPPKTWDELLTAVDKLKAKKVTPIALGGGDQWPTLMWFEYLYDRVAGPGLFEKALAGDKEAWDSPDSRKALSMLKELIDAKAFGTNYDSVKFTDGGSAALLASGKAGFELMGSWEYSTQQDASPDFAKKDLGYDAFPAVAGGKGDAAGIVGNTNNFYSVTKKTKHADAIAKFLELMYSDAFVKSQLAIGNLPTTTNTEKHLAGAANPDYLKYQLDLVGKAPSFQLSWDQAYAPENMTPIHQAVQQFFNGSLDADGFIKAMQALTTA
- a CDS encoding beta-glucosidase family protein, with product MTLEEKLAQLYGLWAGASHDGAEVAPHQHDMDEPPTLDELLPHGLGQLTRPFGTVPVDPALGALSLMRTQERIVAANRFGIPAMAHDECLAGFAAWGATTYPVPLSWGAAFDPALVEEMARAIGHDMRSVGVHQGLAPVLDVVRDARWGRVEETIGEDPYLVGTTAVAYIKGLESAGIVATLKHFVGYSASRGGRNLAPVGMGPRERADVMLPPFEMAVRESGVRSVMHAYTDTDGVPCAADADLLTGLLRDTWGFTGTVVADYFGIAFLASLHGVAADAGEAAAAALTAGVDVELPTVKTFGAPLRDLVSSGQVPEAVVDRAVRRVLTQKEALGLLDPDWSPVPSALAHVDPRVPGATDRLRGTVSLDRPEHRDISRRLAERSVILLSNQGALPLGRPRRIALVGPQADTPTAVLGCYSFPVHVGSQHPGTPVGIELPTLREALAAEFPDSEVVTVAGSDIDTPDTSGFARAVAAASEADVVVVALGDRAGLFGRGTSGEGCDAESLALPGVQHHLLDALLDTGKPVVVTLLAGRPYALGRATHEAAAIVQAFFPGQEGAGAVAGVLGGRINPSGRLPVSVPRLAGAQPSTYLAAPLAMAGDVSSIDPTPAFGFGHGLTYTTFAWSDLDTGGDGDRTPPVATDGEVALAFTVRNTGERAGDEVVQLYLRDPVASVVQPVQRLIGYVRVALDPGRSARIGVTVPADLASFTGRDGRRVVEPGRLELRLAASSTDVRFTAAVTLTGPPRHVDHTRELHARFTVTRT
- a CDS encoding carbohydrate ABC transporter permease, which codes for MTATASRAPRARPRPGRGVSPPGVARPGIGWAVPATLFFVLFALVPLVLVAVLSFTTWSGLGSPRFAGLGNWTKLFHDPVMIKSLWLSLLLTALGVAVQTPLSLLLGVWAAGPQRNRAVLSAVFFVPLLLSATAVSVLWRALLDPNFGVPAQARWLFGDGNLLGSRTGAIGVLVLVSTWQFTPLHALIYQGAARAVPTVLYQAAAIDGAGTVRQFFHVTLPQLRNAIITSVILMVVGGLTTFDTVLILTQGGPGTDTTITAFYMYQKAFKGFDFGAGAAIALLLVLVATLVSLVVVRVSGYDKMAGTKDGLS
- a CDS encoding VOC family protein, with product MFNAITHSQIYVLDQDAALDFYVGKLGLEVGADIDMGFMRWLTVHVPGHPERQILLEKPGPPAMSEETAGQVRELLTKGAVGGHLIFSTGDCRKTYATLVEKGVEFTEEPTERPYGIDCGLRDPFGNHIRFTEPKG
- a CDS encoding amidohydrolase encodes the protein MQTSDARIAADGAAPLLLRAIRVGSGGPVRDLVVSGGRIAAIGTDLAPPPGSETVDGRGLTVLPGFWDAHVHSVQWASARRRVDLSGARSARAAADLMAAAALDGQHGPDEPLIGFGFRDGLWPDAPDPSLLAWSEDTGHAVALVSNDLHTAWFGRAALRRIGQGGHPTGVLREQACLDAVARLAQAGPEVVDRWVRDAVRAAAARGVVGILDFEYADNIADWTRRASVADLGVQVICSVYPTHLERAIEEGRRTGDVLPGTGGLARVGPLKLFVDGSLNTRTALCADPYPGAARPGERHGILQTPPAELARLMARAAEHGIHAAVHAIGDRANTLALDAFEEVGCPGRIEHAQLIDRADLARFAAPGLVLGVQPAHAPDDRDIADHHWAGRTDRSYPYAELLRAGATLEIGSDAPVSPLDPWHGIAAAVHRSGPDGRDPWHPEQAITLDDALVAASGGRRGPRVGDTADLVLTAGDPARVSARELREMPVYGTLLAGRWTYRTG
- a CDS encoding carbohydrate ABC transporter permease, with the protein product MRRTPNYLAGAGVFVWLCLVGLPLYVLLGATVQSRAEYTAGGPLSFPRTFSLSNYTEDFSNGFGRYFLNTVIVTTSVVVIVLLLVPPLAFSIVRHRGRSGPRVFRLFLLGLAIPAQAVIVPMFYVISKAGLYDNLIGVILPTAAFCLPVCALILTGAMRDITDELFEAMAIDGADTRRVFFQLVVPLSKGGISTIVVFSALQAWNGFLFPLVLTQSENTKVLTLGLYNFQTQYGINIPGLLAAVVLSTVPVLLVYLFARRALVQGLMGVGGK
- a CDS encoding helix-turn-helix domain-containing protein produces the protein MSRAAEETNRRMLRARDAMDHAYARPLDVPTLARIALVSEAHFARTFRATFGETPHRYLQRRRVERAMFLLRDTDRSVTDICFQVGFGSPGTFSRTFRDIVGRSPRTYRKEARAAREAREAAAAKGVPTCFTMAWTRPSA
- a CDS encoding isochorismatase family protein, which codes for MTTLEGRPNTALLVVDVQKGVVGEAHERETVVGNIAGLVERARRERVPVVWVQHSDEGLVHGSDDWRIAPELAPDDAEPHVEKRHGDSFEDTTLESVLADLAVGRLVVVGAETDACVRSTIHGAFTRGYDVTLVSDAHTAGDKSQWGAPPPDQVIAHTNLYWSFQTAPGRTAGTVVSKDVDFATAP
- a CDS encoding LacI family DNA-binding transcriptional regulator, producing the protein MREDRSAGRVTLAQVASQAGVSLSTVSKVLNGRADVAAPTRVRIEGLLDEHGYRRSSPTPPEAPLLEIVFHELDSAWSMELIRGVQNVAKATGMSVVLTETGTRHSPGADWVEGVLRRRPLGVVLVFSTLPDELKKKLWSRAIPFVIIDPAGDPEPDVPSVGSANWAGGLAATRHLIELGHRRIAVITGPEDMICSLARLDGFRSALGMAGLEADPALVRFGDFHVGSGHAHALDLLDRPDRPTAIFAGSDLQALGVLEAARVLGLQVPEDLSVVGYDDIPPAQWSSPALTTVHQPLVEMAEEAARMLLRLRDTTDQTDARIELGTKLVVRNSTAAVGAVGAEPSGGGGAGSE
- the cpt gene encoding chloramphenicol phosphotransferase CPT — encoded protein: MTTQVIVLNGGSSSGKSGIVRCLQAVLPDPWLAAAIDSLVDAMPASLRSSDAGIEFTADGGVNLGAEFLRLEAAWMEGVAATARAGVGVIVDDVFLGGPESQERWRKALVGLDVLWVGVRCETPVAEGREIARGDRARGMAAAQADLVHRGVVYDLEIDTTHAESLDCARSIAARVT